In the Longimicrobium sp. genome, TTCACGATTCGGCGGAGGCCTTTCGCGACGACGGCCCGCGCGAGAGATTGGCGGCGCTCACGTCCACAGGACTCCCGAACCGCACATGGCCGCTCCGCTCCCGTTCCCGACCGACCACCCCCCGTCGCCGCCCCAGCGCAAGAGCGTGGCCCTGGCGGTGGCGCTCGCGGCGCTCTTCGGGCCGCTGGGGCTCTTCTACGTCAGCACGCCCGGCGCGCTGTTCACGCTCTTCCTGGCGATCGTGGTCGGCATCGGGACCGTGGGGCTGGGGCTGATCCCGCTCTGGATCCTCTGCATCGGCTGGGCGTACGTGGCGGCCGGCCATTCCGCGGGGCACGACGAGCCGCCGCCGGCCTGATCCACATCCTCCCGATGATGACGAAACCCTCTCCCGGTGGACCGGGAGAGGGTTTTTCGCCAAGCCGGGAGCGCTCACTCGGCCTGGAGGGCGATCACCGGGTCGACGTGGGCGGCGCGGCGGGCGGGGATCCAGCTGGCGGCCAGCGAGACGGCGGCCAGCAGGAGGGCGACGGCGGCGTAGACGGTCCACTCCACCGGGTTCACGCCGCGGAAGACTTCCTGGAGCGCGCGCGCCAGCCCCAGCGCGCCCAGGAAGCCCAGGATGGCGCCGGTGCGGGCCAGGCGCATCCCGCCGCCCACCACGTGCCGCACCACCTGCCCGGGCTGCGCCCCCAGCGCCATGCGCACCCCGATCTCGCGCCGCCGCCGCGCGACGCCGAACGAGACCACCGCGTAGACGCCGCCCGAGCAGAGCACCACCGCGAAGGCGGCCACCACCCCCAGCGCCGCCGCGAACCAGCCGATCGGGGCGCGGTAGCGGGCGAGGCGCTCTTCCATCGTCATCACGTCGGAGACGCGGGTCCCCGGCGACCTGGCGCGCAGCGCGGCCGCGATGGCCGGCGCGCGCGCGAGCGGGTCGCCCGCGGTGCGCACGGCGACCGCGCCGACGGCGGGCGGGTGGCGCTCCGCCGGGAGGTAGAGCGCGGGGACGGCGCCGGTGGGCGAGCCGAGCCCGGCGGGCTGCACGTCGCCCACCACGCCGACCACCGTGTAGCGCTGCACTCCGCGCCCGGCTCCCTCGGCGGGCGTGCCGGCGAGGAAGTCGGGCGGGAACAGGTCGCCGGCGGCGGAGGAGCCGGCGCCGGGCATCAGCGTCTTGCCGATCACTGTGCGCGTGCCGGGGTAGAGGCGGCTGGCGGCGGCGCGGTTCACCGCCACTTCCGGCGCTCCCGGCCGTGGCAGCCGCCCTTCCGTCACGGGCACTCCCAGCGCGGCGAACCAGCCCCCGCTCACTACGTGGTGGCGCGTGGGGCGGTGCAGCACGGGCGCGGCGAAGCCGCCCTCGGAGCAGTCCAGGCAGAAGGAGGTGACGTCGTCCTGCGGCCCCAGCCCCAGCCAGGCGCCGGGGCTGGCGAGCGACGCGGCGCGCACGCCGGGGACCGTGCGCACCCGCGCCAGCGCGGCGTCGAAGAAGGCGGCGCGCTTCACGGGGTCGGCGGCCGCGGCGGGGGGCGGCTCCAGGCGCAGGGTGACGGTGTCGCGCGGGTCGAAGCCCGGCCCGGCGGCGCCGGCCTGGGGGCCCGAGCCGCGCAGCAGGAGGCCGGCGCCCACCAGCAGCATCATCGAGCCGGCGAACTGCCCCACGGTGATCACCCGGCGCACCCACCCCTCGTGCCGCCCCGGCGTGGCGCGCCCGCCCACGGTGAGCGCGTCGTACAGCCGCCCGCGCGAGGCCCGGAGCGCGGGGAGCACGCCCGCCAGCAGCACGGCCAGGGGGAGGGCGACGGCGAGCGCCAGCGCGGCGGCGTCGGGAGGCGCGGCCAGCCAGGCGCCGCCCTCGCCCGGCCAGGTGGCGCGCAGCACCAGCAGGCACGCGGCGCCGGCCAGCACCCCCGCGCCCCCGCCGAGCGCGGCGAGCACGCCCAGCTCGGCCAGCCGCCCGCCCAGCAGCCGCGCCGGGGTGGCGCCCAGCACCGCGCGCATGGCCGTCTCG is a window encoding:
- a CDS encoding FtsX-like permease family protein; amino-acid sequence: MPRIRSAAGDDLRHALRSLGRAPGFTAAVVLMLACGIGTSLPLLGAARAGLAAAPDRSPPAFPRGADGVPGWTDALRTPGELLGDGLRGVLAVVLGAALLVLAGTCVNVAALALARASARRHETAMRAVLGATPARLLGGRLAELGVLAALGGGAGVLAGAACLLVLRATWPGEGGAWLAAPPDAAALALAVALPLAVLLAGVLPALRASRGRLYDALTVGGRATPGRHEGWVRRVITVGQFAGSMMLLVGAGLLLRGSGPQAGAAGPGFDPRDTVTLRLEPPPAAAADPVKRAAFFDAALARVRTVPGVRAASLASPGAWLGLGPQDDVTSFCLDCSEGGFAAPVLHRPTRHHVVSGGWFAALGVPVTEGRLPRPGAPEVAVNRAAASRLYPGTRTVIGKTLMPGAGSSAAGDLFPPDFLAGTPAEGAGRGVQRYTVVGVVGDVQPAGLGSPTGAVPALYLPAERHPPAVGAVAVRTAGDPLARAPAIAAALRARSPGTRVSDVMTMEERLARYRAPIGWFAAALGVVAAFAVVLCSGGVYAVVSFGVARRRREIGVRMALGAQPGQVVRHVVGGGMRLARTGAILGFLGALGLARALQEVFRGVNPVEWTVYAAVALLLAAVSLAASWIPARRAAHVDPVIALQAE